From a single Cotesia glomerata isolate CgM1 linkage group LG6, MPM_Cglom_v2.3, whole genome shotgun sequence genomic region:
- the LOC123267126 gene encoding secreted acidic protein 2-like yields the protein MITLFWLKSGSDEEATRESPEGSNNEEASRESPEGAEDTRDPPDGEDYTRDPPEGEEDTRDPPEGEDDTDNSQSDKRSDEEATDDDGDGSPEDTYSQEEQKTIRIGQKDIVDDEEATDDNKMFDESDLIEPWLKRLNIESGSENQNNQTDLDSIIEKNLDSGL from the exons ATGATAACgcttttttggttaaaaagtGGTAGTGACGAGGAAGCTACTCGTGAATCACCAGAAGGTAGTAATAATGAAGAAGCTAGTCGTGAATCTCCAGAAGGTGCAGAAGATACTCGCGATCCTCCAGATGGTGAAGATTATACTCGTGATCCTCCAGAAGGAGAAGAAGATACTCGTGATCCCCCAGAAGGTGAAGATG ATACTGATAATTCTCAAAGTGATAAAAGAAGTGATGAAGAAGCAActgatgatgatggtgatggTTCACCCGAAGATACTTATAGCCAAGAAGAACAAAAAACTATCAGGATCGGTCAAAAAGACATTGTAGATGATGAAGAAGCTactgatgataataaaatgtttgatGAGTCTGATTTGATTGAACCCTGGTTAAAACGTCTTAATATCGAATCTGGTTcagaaaatcaaaataatcaaaCGGATTTAGACTCtataattgagaaaaatttggACTCTGGATTATAA
- the LOC123267129 gene encoding protein PFC0760c-like, whose protein sequence is MDQASEKNTSISISTGEQNTVPAEKFAKHKSDEHSAVSCDLRGSSNKDSREEMKQEDDDVKPSSARDEVDTSKQKNDSVEKEGSNNDDKNQEEKYDVDEEHGVGLYCDEEDNPFEDVYEELDSDRDDDYY, encoded by the coding sequence ATGGATCAagcttcagaaaaaaatactagcatCAGCATTTCTACCGGTGAACAAAATACTGTCCCTGCAGAAAAGTTTGCTAAGCACAAATCAGATGAACATTCTGCGGTCAGTTGTGATCTTCGAGGAAGTAGTAATAAGGATTCTCGTGAAGAAATGAAACAAGAAGATGATGATGTTAAACCAAGTTCTGCTAGAGATGAAGTTGATACttctaaacaaaaaaatgatagtGTAGAAAAAGAAGGATCAAACAACGACGACAAAAACCAAGAGGAAAAATATGATGTAGATGAAGAACACGGAGTAGGACTATATTGTGATGAAGAGGATAATCCCTTTGAAGATGTTTACGAAGAGTTAGACTCAGATAGAgatgatgattattattaa
- the LOC123267877 gene encoding poly [ADP-ribose] polymerase 1-like — MVQPTLSSSIQNLMKRIFNINMLKEVIKHYELDEKSKKLFDKKLQKYRHHKHFYAFEDKQRSTSHLNNEEIFQVMFEMLLELIDSQLDNCNFNHRMYSLSENLLDICYNQLQFSIDVLSIDTDDFKVILKYIQNTHSRFHDHYTSKVENIFTVKENDDTKFMKNLDNIKLLWYGTEVHKVADILFQGFNGTRLNNRSFDEEICFTNIASKAANHCGTYGRNKNGVLLLCEVALGDVVESYKTDDGQQLPFGKHSIFGRGFLSPDQTLAEKFSGVEVPCGPLVEFFRRTDLRHDKFIVYNENQVRIRYIVTVKFDYTSR; from the coding sequence atggtgCAGCCTACTCTTTCTTCATCGATTCAAAATCTCATGAAGAGGATATTCAACATAAACATGCTGAAAGAAGTGATAAAACATTATGAACTAGATGAAAAAAGCAAGAAACTTTTTGacaaaaaactgcaaaaataTCGGCACCATAAGCACTTCTATGCATTTGAAGACAAGCAACGTTCAACATCGCATTTAAACAATGAAGAAATATTTCAAGTGATGTTCGAGATGCTACTTGAATTGATAGACAGTCAACTTGACAACTGTAACTTCAATCACAGAATGTACAGCCTAAGTGAAAACTTGTTAGACATTTGCTACAATCAATTGCAATTTTCAATTGACGTCCTTAGCATTGATACCGATGATTTCAAGGTTATTCTAAAGTACATTCAAAACACTCATTCACGTTTTCACGATCATTACACAAGTAAAGTTGAAAATATCTTCACTGTAAAAGAAAATGATGACACaaagtttatgaaaaatttagacAACATAAAATTACTTTGGTATGGAACTGAAGTTCATAAAGTAGCCGATATTTTATTCCAAGGTTTCAATGGCACACGACTAAATAACCGTTCTTTTGATGAAGAAATATGCTTTACAAATATTGCGTCCAAAGCTGCGAATCATTGCGGTACCTACGGAAGGAATAAAAATGGCGTTTTATTGCTTTGTGAAGTTGCGTTGGGAGATGTTGTTGAGAGCTACAAAACTGATGACGGGCAGCAGTTACCTTTTGGCAAACATTCGATCTTTGGAAGGGGATTTTTATCACCGGATCAAACACTTGCAGAGAAATTTTCTGGAGTTGAAGTTCCTTGTGGACCACTTGTTGAATTCTTCCGTAGGACGGACTTGCGCCATGATAAGTTTATTGTGTATAATGAAAATCAAGTCAGAATTCGTTACATTGTGACCGTTAAATTTGACTATACTTctcggtaa